One Fundidesulfovibrio terrae genomic window carries:
- a CDS encoding FliA/WhiG family RNA polymerase sigma factor, protein METSSSSGKSSSSKSSPWLSFEAGARPWQDFSQPDRQEIVRHYSPKIKLLALRLKAKLPPSVEMGELISAGALGLMEALGRFKPELGIKFETFAESRIKGAMLDELRKLDWFSRGQRHRVRVVDDAIRKLESASDETPTVEKLSEATGLTSKEVSQAMEAMQSQLCLSLDAITENLTSFKRQQIDNEPYKSAALKEIVDKLALLIDELTPREQLVLSLYYVEELNMRETSEVMGITEGRVSQLHSQALAKLRSKFHAQYGIVDA, encoded by the coding sequence ATGGAAACATCAAGTTCTTCTGGAAAAAGCTCCTCTTCCAAGAGCAGTCCGTGGCTTAGCTTCGAAGCCGGAGCAAGGCCCTGGCAGGATTTCTCCCAGCCGGACCGCCAGGAGATCGTCAGGCACTATTCTCCCAAGATCAAGCTCCTGGCCCTGCGTCTCAAGGCCAAGCTCCCCCCCAGCGTGGAGATGGGCGAACTCATCAGCGCCGGAGCTCTGGGCCTCATGGAAGCCCTGGGACGCTTCAAGCCGGAGCTGGGCATCAAGTTCGAAACCTTCGCCGAGTCACGCATCAAGGGAGCCATGCTCGACGAGCTGCGCAAGCTCGACTGGTTCAGCCGGGGCCAGCGCCACCGGGTACGCGTTGTGGACGACGCCATCCGCAAGCTGGAATCCGCTTCGGACGAAACGCCTACGGTGGAAAAGCTCTCCGAGGCCACGGGGCTCACCTCGAAGGAAGTCTCCCAGGCCATGGAGGCCATGCAGAGCCAGCTCTGCCTGAGCCTGGATGCAATCACCGAAAATCTGACATCCTTCAAACGCCAGCAGATCGACAACGAACCGTACAAATCCGCCGCACTCAAAGAAATCGTTGACAAACTGGCGCTGCTTATTGATGAACTGACCCCAAGGGAACAGCTCGTGCTCTCCCTGTATTACGTCGAAGAATTGAACATGCGTGAGACCAGCGAGGTCATGGGAATCACCGAAGGCCGCGTCTCACAGCTGCATTCCCAGGCTCTGGCCAAGTTGCGCAGTAAATTCCACGCGCAGTACGGCATCGTGGACGCCTAA
- a CDS encoding MinD/ParA family protein: MQGNLPLVFSVTSGKGGVGKTNISVNLAVSLTKMGKRVVLLDADLGLANVDVLLGMAPELNLFHLFHKGVNLKKVLFKTPYGFHILPASSGVSEMLSLSTGQKLDLLEAMDYLEDRIDYLIVDTGAGIGDNVLYFNLAARERLLVLTTEPTSLTDAYALVKVMHLNHAVNRFRVVVNMAPSEKAAKQVFGKLYAACDHFLDGISLDFVDFIPQDATVRQAVIKQIPFCHMAPEAPASLKVADIARKITSWDSGSQLDGNIKFFWKKLLFQEQSVA, from the coding sequence ATGCAAGGCAATCTTCCCCTGGTGTTTTCCGTCACCTCCGGCAAGGGCGGAGTGGGCAAGACCAATATTTCCGTGAACCTGGCCGTGAGCCTGACGAAGATGGGCAAGCGCGTGGTGCTGCTCGACGCGGACCTCGGCCTGGCCAACGTTGACGTGCTCCTGGGCATGGCTCCGGAGCTCAACCTGTTCCACCTGTTCCATAAGGGCGTGAACCTGAAAAAGGTGCTCTTCAAGACGCCCTACGGGTTCCACATCCTGCCCGCGTCCTCGGGCGTGTCCGAGATGCTCTCGCTCTCCACCGGCCAGAAGCTCGACCTCCTGGAGGCCATGGACTACCTCGAGGACAGGATAGACTACCTTATCGTGGATACGGGCGCCGGAATCGGCGACAACGTACTCTACTTCAACCTTGCCGCACGCGAACGCCTGCTGGTGTTGACGACCGAACCCACTTCGCTTACCGACGCATACGCGCTGGTCAAAGTCATGCACTTGAACCATGCGGTGAACCGGTTTCGGGTCGTGGTGAACATGGCCCCGAGCGAGAAGGCGGCCAAGCAGGTATTCGGAAAACTCTACGCCGCCTGCGACCACTTCCTGGACGGGATTTCGCTGGATTTTGTGGACTTTATCCCGCAAGATGCTACCGTTCGGCAGGCGGTGATCAAGCAGATCCCGTTTTGCCACATGGCTCCGGAAGCCCCGGCAAGCTTGAAAGTGGCGGACATCGCCCGAAAAATTACAAGTTGGGATTCAGGCTCGCAACTCGATGGAAACATCAAGTTCTTCTGGAAAAAGCTCCTCTTCCAAGAGCAGTCCGTGGCTTAG
- a CDS encoding flagellar biosynthesis protein FlhF: MRVKTFRGSSAAQVMAQIKKELGPEAVILSNQTKREDGKSICEIMAAVEPDQDPAETGADQDIPGAPGRKAPQDGWEREWCEMKGHLSALLKPHMDLASLQPRQKMAMEYLEREGVEEPILMGLFRKLKSAAGASLLAELGHVARVKPYVQFHEKFQMVAGPTGSGKTTALVRMAITAKRAAPDKRVGILNCDGRGAGGKAILKRYAELSGITYAEAPEPEDFIKVLLACRNFDVIFVDLPALTQGQTLAQWLAERSLALRDDVAVHLALPPFMAPAHYRSLWERYRSPLVKSIIWTKLDEACSFGSLINVAQMTGLPASALSFGPGVVGSMSAAESQALWRLVFSHQMPGNSQAPNQNVEQAA, from the coding sequence ATGCGGGTTAAGACATTCAGAGGTTCCAGCGCCGCCCAGGTGATGGCCCAGATCAAGAAGGAACTCGGCCCCGAGGCCGTGATCCTCTCCAACCAGACCAAGCGCGAAGACGGCAAGTCCATCTGCGAGATCATGGCCGCCGTGGAGCCTGACCAGGACCCGGCCGAGACCGGCGCCGACCAGGACATCCCCGGCGCCCCCGGGCGCAAGGCCCCGCAGGACGGCTGGGAGCGCGAATGGTGCGAGATGAAGGGCCACCTCTCGGCCCTGCTCAAGCCGCACATGGACCTGGCAAGCCTCCAGCCGCGCCAGAAGATGGCCATGGAATACCTGGAGCGCGAAGGCGTCGAGGAGCCCATCCTCATGGGGCTCTTCCGCAAGCTCAAGTCGGCGGCGGGAGCCTCCCTGCTGGCGGAACTGGGCCACGTGGCCCGGGTGAAGCCCTACGTCCAGTTCCACGAAAAATTCCAGATGGTGGCCGGCCCCACCGGCTCGGGCAAGACCACCGCCCTTGTGCGCATGGCCATCACCGCCAAGCGCGCCGCCCCGGACAAGCGCGTCGGCATCCTCAATTGCGACGGCCGGGGAGCGGGCGGCAAGGCCATTCTCAAGCGCTACGCGGAACTTTCAGGAATCACTTACGCCGAGGCTCCCGAACCCGAGGACTTCATCAAGGTTCTTCTGGCCTGCCGGAACTTTGACGTGATCTTCGTGGACCTGCCCGCCCTCACCCAGGGGCAGACCCTGGCCCAGTGGCTGGCCGAACGCAGCCTGGCCCTTCGCGACGACGTCGCCGTGCATCTGGCCCTGCCCCCCTTCATGGCTCCGGCCCACTACCGGTCCCTGTGGGAACGCTACCGCTCGCCCCTGGTCAAAAGCATCATCTGGACGAAACTCGATGAAGCCTGTAGTTTCGGAAGCCTTATAAACGTGGCCCAGATGACCGGACTCCCCGCCTCGGCCCTGTCCTTCGGCCCTGGGGTGGTTGGGTCCATGTCGGCGGCCGAGTCCCAGGCGCTGTGGAGGCTGGTGTTCTCCCATCAGATGCCCGGAAACTCCCAGGCGCCCAACCAAAACGTGGAACAGGCCGCGTAA
- the flhA gene encoding flagellar biosynthesis protein FlhA — MAKQLAVNFDYAKFSKQGDIMLAGGVVLILFVMLVPVPTIIIDLMLTLSISVSMVVLVTSMFMSSPLEFSIYPSLLLVTTMMRLALNVASTRLVLLHGDEGTGAAGQVIKAFGEFVVGGNYVIGIVVFLILFSLNKTVIVAGTTRIAEVAARFTLDAMPGKQMAIEADLNAGLLTEEEATRRRELIRKEADFYGAMDGASKFVSGDVQATILISAINIVGGFLVGVLQKGMDWKQAAATYTILTIGDGLVSIIPSIIISVSAGLIVSRAAAEAKMGEEFIAQLTGHPKALTLVSGIIFLFGLVPGMPFVPFTILSVLMFVLSRVTQKQKDIVSEGSQAEKAAPQELETPEEVQQLLPLDSLELEVGYGLIPLVDEDQNGNLLARIRSIRRQFALDMGVIIPSLHLRDNLQLKPGQYAVLIKGNEVASAEILIDHFLAMDPGDAKHRIQGVETREPAFNLPALWIPEVSKEEAMLAGYTVVDPATVISTHLTEVFKRNLHEFLGRQEVQALLDNLHKRAPKAVEELVPGILSLGAVQKVLQNLVREGVSARDMLTIVETLADYGISTKDPDQLTEYVRSRMGRSIVKPFLTGDATLPIFTLAPTVEGMVQESIRHTDHGSFLAMDPGSAQNLIASINQHLERAVVSEGQPVLLVSPVTRPHLAQLLNRFLPTLPVISQAEIPAEIRLQSLATIGLSHAG, encoded by the coding sequence ATGGCTAAACAGCTGGCGGTGAATTTCGACTACGCCAAGTTCTCCAAGCAGGGCGACATCATGCTGGCGGGGGGCGTGGTGCTCATCCTGTTCGTCATGCTGGTGCCCGTGCCCACCATCATCATCGACCTCATGCTCACCCTGTCCATCTCGGTGAGCATGGTGGTGCTGGTGACCTCCATGTTCATGAGCTCCCCCCTGGAGTTCTCCATCTACCCCTCGCTGCTGCTGGTCACCACCATGATGCGCCTGGCCCTGAACGTGGCCTCCACCCGCCTGGTGCTCCTGCACGGCGACGAGGGCACCGGAGCCGCCGGACAGGTCATCAAGGCCTTCGGCGAGTTCGTGGTGGGCGGCAACTACGTCATCGGCATCGTGGTCTTCCTGATCCTTTTCTCGCTCAACAAGACGGTCATCGTGGCGGGCACCACGCGCATCGCGGAAGTGGCAGCCCGCTTCACCCTGGATGCCATGCCCGGCAAGCAGATGGCCATCGAGGCGGACCTGAACGCCGGGCTGCTCACCGAGGAGGAGGCCACCCGCCGCCGCGAGCTGATCCGCAAGGAAGCCGACTTCTACGGCGCCATGGACGGCGCGAGCAAGTTCGTTTCCGGTGACGTACAGGCCACCATTCTCATCTCCGCCATCAACATCGTGGGCGGCTTCCTGGTGGGCGTGCTGCAAAAGGGCATGGACTGGAAGCAGGCGGCCGCCACCTACACCATCCTGACCATCGGCGACGGTCTGGTGTCCATCATCCCCTCCATCATCATCTCGGTGTCCGCGGGCCTCATCGTGTCGCGCGCCGCGGCCGAGGCCAAGATGGGCGAGGAGTTCATCGCCCAGCTCACCGGACACCCCAAGGCCCTCACCCTGGTCAGCGGCATCATCTTCCTCTTCGGCTTGGTGCCGGGAATGCCCTTCGTGCCCTTCACCATCCTCTCGGTGCTCATGTTCGTGCTCTCTCGCGTGACCCAGAAGCAGAAGGACATCGTCTCCGAGGGCTCGCAGGCCGAGAAGGCCGCGCCCCAGGAGCTGGAGACCCCCGAGGAGGTCCAGCAGCTGCTGCCGCTGGACTCCCTGGAGCTGGAAGTGGGCTACGGCCTGATCCCCCTGGTGGACGAGGACCAGAACGGCAACCTGCTGGCGCGCATCCGCTCCATCAGGCGCCAGTTCGCCCTGGACATGGGCGTGATCATCCCCTCCCTGCACCTGCGCGACAACCTGCAGCTCAAGCCCGGACAGTACGCCGTGCTCATCAAGGGCAACGAGGTGGCCTCGGCCGAAATTCTGATCGACCACTTCCTGGCCATGGACCCGGGCGACGCCAAGCACCGCATCCAGGGCGTGGAAACGCGCGAACCGGCCTTCAACCTGCCCGCGCTGTGGATTCCCGAAGTCTCCAAGGAAGAGGCCATGCTGGCGGGCTACACCGTGGTGGACCCGGCCACGGTGATCTCCACGCACCTGACCGAGGTCTTCAAGCGCAACCTCCATGAGTTCCTGGGCCGCCAGGAAGTGCAGGCCCTGCTGGACAACCTCCACAAGCGCGCCCCCAAGGCCGTGGAGGAGCTGGTGCCCGGCATCCTGAGCCTGGGCGCGGTGCAGAAGGTGCTGCAGAACCTGGTGCGCGAGGGCGTGTCCGCGCGCGACATGCTGACCATCGTCGAAACATTGGCGGACTACGGCATCTCAACCAAGGACCCGGACCAGCTCACCGAGTACGTGCGCTCGCGCATGGGCCGCTCCATCGTGAAGCCGTTCCTCACCGGCGACGCCACCCTGCCCATCTTCACCCTGGCCCCCACCGTGGAGGGCATGGTGCAGGAATCCATACGCCACACCGACCACGGCTCCTTCCTGGCCATGGACCCGGGCTCGGCCCAGAACCTGATCGCCAGCATCAACCAGCACCTGGAACGGGCCGTGGTCAGCGAAGGCCAACCGGTGTTGCTGGTTTCGCCGGTCACCAGGCCCCACTTGGCCCAGCTTTTGAATAGGTTCCTCCCGACGTTGCCGGTCATCTCCCAGGCGGAGATTCCGGCGGAGATCAGGCTGCAATCCCTCGCAACAATAGGACTGAGCCATGCGGGTTAA
- the flhB gene encoding flagellar type III secretion system protein FlhB codes for MAEREPGRTEKATGKRRSDARKKGSVPKSGELTKLAVLLAGMLAVRYSIDTYDRELREIFRWFLSSGMTVSITTTTVNNLLTDITWRMAKMLLPTLVILAGTSWLVLRLQVGKLWVLPWHNFSWGRMFNIMGGIKKLLIDPKTFVRLGKQIAQAAAIGVAPYLVLKHEFGNFMPLFYTNAQGLASYILANCMTMLWYTMVPMVLIAAADLWYTRWDYEENLKMTKNEVKDERRNVEGDPEIKQKQKQKMFAVMGKRMLKNVPKADVVITNPTHIAVALQYNPLLAPAPIVLAMGADNMAQKIKEVAREHNIPIRENKPLARALYKDADVGEMIPEALFQAVATVLAQLDKFKNRGPR; via the coding sequence ATGGCCGAGAGGGAACCGGGAAGAACAGAAAAAGCCACCGGCAAACGGCGCAGCGACGCGCGCAAGAAGGGGTCGGTCCCCAAGAGCGGTGAACTGACCAAGCTGGCGGTCCTGCTGGCGGGCATGCTGGCCGTGCGCTACTCCATCGACACCTACGACCGGGAGCTGCGCGAAATCTTCCGCTGGTTCTTAAGCTCCGGGATGACCGTCAGCATCACCACCACCACCGTCAACAATCTGCTCACGGACATAACCTGGCGCATGGCCAAGATGCTCCTGCCAACGCTGGTCATCCTGGCGGGGACGTCCTGGCTGGTGCTGCGCCTGCAGGTGGGCAAGCTCTGGGTGCTGCCCTGGCACAACTTCAGCTGGGGCAGGATGTTCAACATCATGGGGGGCATCAAGAAGCTCCTGATCGACCCCAAGACATTCGTCCGCCTGGGCAAGCAGATAGCCCAGGCCGCCGCCATCGGCGTGGCCCCCTACCTGGTGCTCAAGCACGAGTTCGGCAACTTCATGCCCCTCTTCTATACCAACGCCCAGGGGCTGGCCTCGTATATCCTCGCCAACTGCATGACCATGCTCTGGTACACCATGGTCCCCATGGTCCTCATCGCCGCCGCGGACCTCTGGTACACCCGCTGGGACTACGAAGAGAACCTCAAGATGACCAAGAACGAGGTCAAGGACGAACGGCGCAACGTCGAAGGCGACCCGGAGATCAAGCAGAAGCAGAAGCAGAAGATGTTCGCGGTCATGGGCAAGCGCATGCTCAAAAACGTGCCCAAGGCAGACGTGGTCATCACCAACCCCACCCACATCGCCGTGGCCCTGCAGTACAACCCCCTGCTGGCCCCGGCCCCCATCGTGCTGGCCATGGGCGCGGACAACATGGCCCAGAAGATCAAGGAAGTGGCCCGGGAGCACAACATCCCCATCCGGGAGAACAAGCCCCTGGCACGGGCATTGTATAAGGATGCTGACGTGGGGGAGATGATCCCCGAAGCCCTGTTCCAGGCGGTGGCCACGGTGCTGGCGCAGCTGGACAAGTTCAAGAACCGCGGGCCGCGTTAG
- the fliR gene encoding flagellar biosynthetic protein FliR yields the protein MELFNIQASHFFSFFLTFMRVSIVVFLLPFFGAGNIPNPVKGAFCLVLSLAIWPKLSFPGDMLPMNVLGLIVMFLGEMVLGLVLDIIIRFLFSAVMFGGHMVGFSMGFAMMNVLDPMTGTSESVTAQLMYQCTILMFLSMNGHLFLLSGLAESFRLVPPGGLFITPALADSVLKFSGEMFILALKISAPVVASLFMVDLALALVSRAAPQMNVIQIGFPFKVGVGFLFMTLTLTALSHFVGDYITDLGPMFTAVMNRPH from the coding sequence ATGGAGCTCTTCAACATCCAGGCCTCGCACTTCTTCAGCTTCTTCCTGACCTTCATGCGGGTGAGCATCGTGGTGTTTCTGCTGCCCTTCTTCGGGGCGGGCAACATCCCCAACCCGGTCAAGGGCGCGTTCTGCCTGGTGCTCTCCCTGGCCATCTGGCCCAAGCTCTCCTTCCCCGGGGACATGCTGCCCATGAACGTCTTGGGCCTCATCGTGATGTTTCTCGGGGAGATGGTGCTGGGACTGGTGCTGGACATCATCATCCGCTTCCTCTTCTCGGCGGTCATGTTCGGCGGGCACATGGTGGGATTCTCCATGGGGTTCGCCATGATGAACGTCCTGGACCCCATGACCGGCACGTCCGAATCCGTCACCGCCCAGCTCATGTACCAGTGCACCATCCTGATGTTCCTCTCCATGAACGGCCACCTGTTCCTGCTCTCGGGACTGGCCGAGAGCTTCCGGCTGGTGCCCCCGGGCGGGCTCTTCATCACTCCGGCCCTGGCCGATTCGGTGCTCAAGTTCTCGGGGGAGATGTTCATCCTGGCGCTTAAGATCAGCGCCCCCGTGGTGGCCTCGCTCTTCATGGTGGACCTGGCCCTGGCCCTGGTCTCCCGCGCGGCCCCGCAGATGAACGTCATCCAGATCGGCTTCCCCTTCAAGGTCGGCGTCGGGTTCCTGTTCATGACCCTCACCCTCACCGCCCTGTCCCACTTCGTGGGCGACTACATCACGGACCTTGGCCCCATGTTCACCGCGGTGATGAACAGGCCCCACTGA
- a CDS encoding M23 family metallopeptidase, translated as MPDSSRFEIFKDLGNIYKPVRPKMRLVRAVLVLMCLVLAGNVWWLMATLARPSLEEELEDSLKSASMRTQALERIAAKTHEAEEGVDRLRQGDAQLREMIRLDKEARNAAQGVGDGADQKPAQQALLTRMEIRAAYVRALNRPVRMVMADAQSLTNMLAQGPSPMGAAPDAWPVRGVVSSEFGVRLSPFAGQEEFHKGVDIMAPAGSPVRAPAPGVILFAGVDAEGSQAAMLDHGGGYVTTFSHMQRLDAKTGDRLDRGDPIGAVGQEGRSTGPHLHYEVRLHGVPVDPRKYLP; from the coding sequence ATGCCAGACTCATCCAGATTCGAAATCTTCAAGGACCTGGGCAACATCTACAAGCCCGTGCGTCCCAAGATGCGGCTCGTCCGGGCCGTGCTGGTCCTCATGTGCCTGGTGCTGGCCGGCAACGTCTGGTGGCTCATGGCCACCCTGGCGCGCCCAAGTCTCGAGGAGGAACTCGAGGACAGCCTCAAGTCGGCCTCCATGCGCACCCAGGCCCTGGAGCGCATAGCCGCCAAGACCCACGAGGCCGAGGAGGGCGTGGACCGCCTGCGCCAAGGGGACGCACAGCTCAGGGAGATGATCCGCCTGGACAAGGAAGCCAGGAACGCGGCCCAGGGCGTGGGCGACGGAGCGGACCAGAAGCCCGCCCAGCAGGCCCTGCTCACGCGGATGGAGATCCGGGCGGCCTACGTCCGGGCGCTGAATCGGCCGGTGCGCATGGTCATGGCCGATGCGCAGTCGCTGACGAACATGCTGGCCCAGGGCCCGTCGCCCATGGGGGCGGCTCCGGACGCCTGGCCGGTGCGGGGCGTTGTCTCGTCGGAGTTCGGCGTGCGCCTCTCGCCGTTCGCGGGCCAGGAGGAATTCCACAAAGGCGTGGACATCATGGCTCCGGCCGGGTCTCCGGTGCGCGCCCCCGCCCCCGGGGTGATCCTCTTCGCCGGGGTGGACGCCGAGGGCAGCCAGGCCGCCATGCTGGACCACGGCGGCGGCTACGTGACCACGTTCTCCCACATGCAGCGCCTGGACGCCAAGACCGGCGACAGGCTGGACCGGGGGGACCCCATCGGCGCGGTGGGCCAGGAGGGGCGCTCCACCGGGCCGCACCTGCACTATGAAGTGCGCCTGCACGGCGTGCCCGTCGATCCCCGCAAGTACCTGCCCTAA
- a CDS encoding tRNA lysidine(34) synthetase has protein sequence MSFKRVREEKSSYAQKFCVGQAGKIMRQLEMLSPGAKVGVAVSGGVDSFVMLNVLRLRQRIVPFKFDVLALHVNPGFDPASHAPLVEWCAEKGVALHSEVTDHGPKAHSPENRKASACFYCAMLRRTRLFQLCEQYGLTHLAIGHNADDLVTTFFMNLFQTGRVQGLSASEPFFGGKLRMIRPLITVEKDHIKRAARQWGLPIWSNPCPSAGNTRRSDFEGWLKEMFAKDRRFKANAFGALTRWQLDTGLARP, from the coding sequence ATGTCCTTCAAACGCGTCCGTGAAGAAAAATCCAGCTACGCCCAGAAATTCTGCGTGGGCCAGGCAGGCAAGATCATGCGCCAGCTGGAGATGCTCTCTCCCGGGGCCAAGGTGGGCGTGGCCGTTTCCGGCGGAGTGGACAGCTTCGTGATGCTGAACGTCCTGCGCCTGCGGCAACGCATCGTGCCCTTCAAGTTCGACGTGCTGGCCCTGCACGTCAATCCGGGCTTCGATCCCGCCTCCCACGCCCCGCTGGTGGAGTGGTGCGCCGAGAAGGGCGTGGCCCTGCACTCCGAGGTGACGGACCATGGACCCAAAGCCCACTCCCCCGAGAACCGCAAGGCGTCGGCCTGCTTCTACTGCGCCATGCTCCGGCGCACGCGCCTCTTCCAGCTGTGCGAACAGTACGGGCTGACCCACCTGGCCATCGGCCACAACGCCGACGACCTGGTGACCACCTTCTTCATGAACCTCTTCCAGACGGGCAGGGTGCAGGGGCTCTCGGCCTCGGAGCCCTTCTTCGGGGGCAAGCTCCGGATGATCCGCCCGCTCATCACGGTGGAGAAGGACCACATCAAGCGCGCGGCCCGGCAGTGGGGGCTGCCCATCTGGTCCAACCCCTGTCCGTCGGCCGGCAATACCCGCCGCTCGGACTTCGAGGGCTGGCTCAAGGAGATGTTCGCCAAGGACAGGCGCTTCAAGGCCAACGCCTTCGGGGCGCTCACCCGCTGGCAGCTTGACACCGGGCTGGCCCGGCCCTAG
- a CDS encoding acyl-CoA thioesterase — protein MDEPIRLGKGASASRTELSMAMLPQDANPYGSIHGGVILKHIDAAAAMAAMRHCRCNAVTVAIDQVSFLAPSRVGELVTFRAQVNFVGRTSMEIGVRVESENLFSGQVRHTASAYLTFVALDTSGSPTPAPPLLLETEDDYRRHAEAVTRRKLRAGACS, from the coding sequence ATGGACGAGCCGATCAGACTTGGCAAGGGCGCTTCCGCAAGCCGCACCGAACTCTCCATGGCCATGCTGCCCCAGGACGCCAACCCCTACGGGTCCATCCACGGCGGGGTGATCCTCAAGCACATCGACGCGGCGGCGGCCATGGCCGCCATGCGCCATTGCCGCTGCAACGCCGTCACCGTGGCCATCGACCAGGTGAGCTTCCTGGCCCCCTCGCGCGTGGGGGAGCTGGTGACGTTCAGGGCCCAGGTGAACTTCGTCGGGCGAACCTCCATGGAGATCGGGGTGCGGGTGGAGTCGGAGAACCTGTTCTCCGGCCAAGTGCGCCACACGGCCTCGGCCTACCTCACCTTCGTGGCCCTGGACACCAGCGGCAGCCCCACCCCCGCCCCGCCGCTGCTGCTGGAGACCGAGGACGACTACCGCCGCCACGCCGAGGCCGTCACCCGGCGCAAGCTGCGGGCCGGGGCCTGTTCGTAG
- a CDS encoding MBL fold metallo-hydrolase, translated as MDQAESCPECVLFREDGAWRASLAVDLPDRPGTLADMAELTAESGGNIERLLYDRGRHPNRVEVSFTCLSAARAGTVLDAMDARGLLAPPPQQGAEPQIITDVAGVLSFKVALENRPGALATLAGRFKAFGANVIHMRYDIASDPEMAEVSVSTSGARQVSDLLGDLTRAGYHYHVLWRGGEDADVDEALGLSGVEAFLFKLRHVLPPERMNTLEELFSTSQAVRQALDEFRHASGATGETLAASEVFTNILRLAAMAVGTTGERFTLRLTGPVRLTPGVVMYMLACPEGANSYLLCHDDRFSMLDTNFGVYFDDVAAWLGAHGFDPSRIRTVLATHPDADHAGWAGRLQALYGARVLMHPDGARVFAEEDRTLGRGPLAGINRPFTRLVGRLSGLTAPDHIDAFEPATGEFGGFPVIGKTAVGDLELLALESLGGHAAGQVFYFNPGLGILFSGDYLLDAASLSPREREALSVHKSLLTSTNADSALFSQEMGMLRELMLHTEAGMKKKGGRARVFPGHGDFYAVDQAGW; from the coding sequence ATGGACCAGGCCGAGAGCTGTCCCGAGTGCGTCCTTTTCCGCGAGGACGGAGCATGGCGGGCGTCGCTTGCCGTGGACCTGCCCGACCGGCCCGGAACCCTGGCCGACATGGCCGAGCTCACGGCCGAGAGCGGGGGCAACATCGAGCGCCTGCTCTACGACCGGGGCCGCCATCCCAACCGGGTGGAAGTGTCCTTCACCTGCCTGAGCGCCGCCCGTGCGGGCACGGTGCTCGACGCCATGGACGCCCGCGGGCTTCTGGCCCCCCCGCCGCAGCAGGGGGCGGAGCCGCAGATCATAACCGACGTGGCCGGGGTCCTGAGCTTCAAGGTGGCCCTGGAGAACCGCCCTGGGGCGCTGGCCACCCTGGCGGGGCGCTTCAAGGCGTTCGGGGCCAACGTCATCCACATGCGCTACGACATCGCCTCCGATCCGGAGATGGCCGAAGTGTCGGTGTCCACCAGCGGGGCGCGCCAGGTATCGGACCTCCTTGGCGACCTCACCCGGGCGGGCTACCACTACCACGTGCTCTGGCGCGGCGGGGAGGACGCCGACGTGGACGAGGCCCTGGGCCTCTCCGGCGTGGAGGCGTTCCTGTTCAAGCTCAGGCACGTGCTGCCGCCCGAGCGCATGAACACCCTGGAGGAACTCTTCAGCACCTCCCAGGCCGTGCGCCAGGCCCTGGACGAGTTCCGCCACGCCTCGGGGGCCACGGGCGAAACTCTGGCCGCCTCCGAGGTATTCACCAACATCCTGCGGCTGGCGGCCATGGCCGTGGGCACCACGGGCGAGCGCTTCACCTTGCGCCTGACCGGCCCGGTGCGCCTGACCCCGGGCGTGGTCATGTACATGCTGGCCTGCCCCGAGGGGGCCAACAGCTACCTCCTCTGCCACGACGACCGGTTCAGCATGCTGGACACCAACTTCGGGGTCTACTTCGACGACGTGGCCGCCTGGCTGGGAGCGCACGGGTTCGACCCCTCGCGCATCCGCACGGTGCTGGCCACCCATCCTGACGCGGACCACGCGGGCTGGGCCGGACGCCTGCAGGCCCTGTACGGGGCCAGGGTGCTCATGCACCCGGACGGAGCGCGGGTCTTCGCCGAGGAGGACCGCACCCTGGGCCGGGGGCCGCTGGCGGGCATCAACCGGCCCTTCACCCGGCTCGTGGGCAGGCTTTCGGGGCTGACCGCGCCGGATCATATCGACGCCTTCGAGCCCGCCACGGGCGAGTTCGGCGGATTCCCCGTGATCGGCAAGACGGCGGTAGGCGACCTGGAGCTTCTGGCCCTGGAGAGCCTGGGCGGCCACGCCGCCGGGCAGGTGTTCTACTTCAACCCCGGGCTCGGGATTCTCTTCTCGGGCGACTACCTGCTGGACGCGGCCAGCCTGTCGCCCCGCGAGCGCGAGGCCCTGTCCGTGCACAAGTCGCTGCTCACCAGCACCAACGCCGATTCGGCGCTTTTCAGCCAGGAAATGGGCATGCTGCGCGAGCTCATGCTGCACACCGAGGCCGGGATGAAGAAAAAAGGCGGCCGCGCCAGGGTGTTCCCCGGCCACGGCGACTTCTACGCGGTGGATCAGGCCGGGTGGTGA